The DNA sequence gttccttttgatttaatcgaaaatcccgcttttcaattttctcaacaggaactatatccacttttacattgtttctcatgcaacttccacgagcacaccccatctttccacttgcacatagttccttttggcataaatacgtccaaatggaccgcgtttaacagaaaggtaccaagccacatcagctattgctaaatttaacagggcaatttaattttctacgagAGAACGATGGAGCGGACTCCTtggcaaattttaaggaatttgctttgtactatggagaaaattcactgaaatttgcaaacccgttttcatgtaaaaaattaaattgctcgattaaaattggcaatagatGATAAAAGTTTGTTGATCAATATCTCAATACCGAAGAAAATGATTAGCACATCTTATGAAGCTTTCGTTCAGTTTCAGCAAATCACGCACATGAAAGATgggttttaaagaaaaatcagactCACAAGCAGTTCTCGACGTGGAAGTAAGCGGAGATAGCCCTGATTTGGATGAACATTATGAACCTCACGATTACCAACCACCTGGTAAATCAGCCTCGTAAGTTGATTCTCCTCTATATAGACCAATGAGGGAATTAAGAAACTTCCTACTTAATAAGGTTgtctttttatactttttctacATGACTATGCACGAAGAaagaaatgtattaaaattgatattttgagaGGAAACCATTCATGTATTCCGGTAGCAGCTCAACATTGTTGGGGCACAATGCAAGCTAATTAATAAAAGAACTATGAGTCAGTTCGCAACTTATTTTTCAGAGTACTTAGGAGACTGATTcccaaagaaaattgaattaattttttcgatCGAATATGACACTTTCCTGAAACGTTTGCCTTCACATGcaaagcctcccccccccccaccgtaGATAGTGTTGTAATATGTCTTGGTCGttttgtattattatttttcagggaGTATACCTGAAAGGTACTATAGTCACCGACCACTTCAATTTTGGGAAACTTCAGGCATgataagaaattttaaaaattaaaaattttcaatgttcttATAGCTCCAGGGGTCCTATTTTTTTGGACCCCAAAGAAGATTTTTCTGGAGTGATTCTCTCTGTAAACGGATATAAAAGCTACCTAGCCCTGATTTGCATAAAAATTGTGGCAATAAAGCACTAATCACACcgcaaaaataatttctctGAGCAAAGTTTTTTGTCAACAGGTACTGCGAGGCGCTTTTCATTTTGGTAAAAGCCAGTTTGGGTACCGGTATTTTATGTATGCCGAGAGCTTTCTATAATGCAGGTTATGTTCTGGGTGCGGTCGGCACGATCTTTGCAGGTGTGATATCGGTGCTCAGCGTTCATCTAATCGTGAGTTTTACGTACAGTTTATTAGCTGGACAAACTGCTTAGCGAAGAATTGACGTTTTATCTAAATTTTATGGATGAAAGTGAAATAAATTAGTCGTTCAGACCAAATAGATATTTATAAAGCAAGTCCTttacaaaagaaagaaaaaaagaagaaaaaaataatatgaagtaTGTTTAGTATGTCAACTGTTCACATAAATAAGATATGGGTgtatcaaattttttatcatgatTTTACAAATGGGAACTTCTAAAGTATTATCTATTTGCGTAAATTGAATTTGATCTCTTTCTcataatttccttcaatattttgTATAGGCAAATACAGAGCATGAGCTTTGCAGGAGAAAAAGAATCCCTCGCATGACGTATCCAGAGACACTCGAAGCATCATTTGAGATGGGCCCTGGGAATGTTAAACGATACAAAGGTATTGCAAGGTAAATACTCACGCATTATTACTACATTAGTACACTAGTACATTAGTACAAGCCTTAGTACATTAGTACTAGTACATTCGTACATACGCTAAATTACTTCATCACGCAGCATAAATCTGGaggatatttatttttaaaattgattgtcTTTAGAagattaaataattttaagggaTGTGAAACAATGGGTTTTTAACCGGAAAACATTTATCACTTTGTGTCATTTCAAAAATGTCCCCCCTTAAAGTAATACTTTAAATAAGTTCGACCGTCTAAAGTGAAGAAACCCCAGTTCACGAGCGCAAAATTTGCAGTAGAgttttttgtaagaaaaagaGTTGTGTCGAAAAGTCGAATTTTACGCTTTTGAAGTATAAAATTCTCTCTGCTGGCCCACCAACAAGACACCAGCGGTGCAGTCAAGTTTGCCAGGTTATGTGATAAAATGCGGTCATTTTGAATGAATCAAAATGTAGGATAATGTTGCACTATCTGGCACCAATGACTTCAATCGAGGGCTTTAAGTTGCATGATAATGCGGCAATTTTAGAACAAGACAGAGAAATATAATGAAGAATAATAGGAATAATTGGAGAAATTTGAATAATTCATTCGAATAATTTGGTTGGAGAATAATTTTACGTTGTTTCTTCTcggtcttgttttttttttttaacttgaaactTGAAACTATCATAGGTCCAGattttttttgccatttatGCAGGGTGAATCATCCCAAAATTTACACATGAATACTTACAATCCTTCTTATATCAATTATAAAGGAGTTTTTGTGAACTTGTGTCACTCTCCGTAGACGGTCGCATCaaatgagagagagaggaggaggGAAAACACGCATCATTTAAACGCcgttactttttcttacgaagAATTGAAATACTGGAAAGTTTAAATCTCTTTACAAGAAATATTACTTGAGATCGAAGAAAATACAACAAACctcataaaaattcatttaattttcaggGTGGTATGCACTGTAGCTTTAACTATGCAGGCATTTGGTAGTGACTGTGTGTATGCAATCTTTATAGCTGTAAATATCAAAGAGGTATGGTATGCAATGGATTCATTTTTGGCTATATTTTATCACACAAAAGATTAATTTCCAGCTCCTTTATGTAGATAGCACAAaataatactgaaaaaaattaattgtcttACTTACCCTGAAGTTTTCAATTTGGTCTTGAATCTTCAATGAATAAAATTAGTTTGAGTCCATCTCAAAAAAGCCAAGCACAAACGGCACACTCCAAAATATGAGGATTTCAACGCTCAAAATAATATCAACTAGAATTTTGGCAAAGATAGatctcaaaaataataataagagaAGCTAAGAGTTTTTTTCAGCCCAAAAGTTGGCATTGcgaaatcgaaaattgaataaattaatCAGACCTTCATCGCACCAGAGTCTAAAATTACCtatattttttccatttggaTACAAATACAAAGTCCAAGGAGGAAAATTATGGGAAACGCTGTGATAAGGGAGTAAATAAATATGAGAAGGGGTGGACGAAATAATGAGCGAGTATCTCGCAGAGTGGACAGAGCAGACGACAGACAATGAGACATACCGCAACCAAGGAAACATGATCTTGCAAGGATTATTTTAGCACCATTTTTGTGGGATGCAATCTAACATACACTCCTGGCTTCAACGCCAGAATCGAAACGTCAATTCTAAAGATTGGGTCACTGTTAAGGAgagctttaaaattaaaactattaGAATAACTGTCTTGTTGATGTCCAATTAAAGGAAAAAGACAATATGTAACAGACTCTCTAACGGATTCTAATTTCTGTCTCGTTAGAGACAGCGACGaagaaatattttctaaaaaatgttgCAGCTTTTCTTAAGATTTAATAGATTATTTTCTTCAATGATACTACTCTGCTCCTTTTTGTGAGGCAAAAACTTGAACACAAAGGAAAGTGTCTCAGAATTACGGCTGGAAGGAATTGTTGGTCGCGGACGAATCAGGTCTGTATAGAAATTACTATATGCTATTCACACCATCCCCAAATGAAAGTCCCTTCCATGGTACATTTtgctttttgcattttttacagATTTGTGACCATTTTTTCACCCCCGCCCCGCTGAAATTTTATCTGCTATGCCTGCTCGGACCCTTCATTGTAATTTGTTGGATACGGAATCTAAAATACTTGGCACCAGGATCCACGATAGGCACCGCCTGTAGCATATGTTGTATTGGTGCTGCCTACTATTATATATTTTCGCAGCCCATCACGACTGAAGGACGGAAAACCGTAGGATCCCTCAGGGATTTTGCTCTCTTTTTCGGTGCCGCATTGTTTGCGCAAGGAGATTTTGGAGTTGTAAGCTTCATCCTGCAAACATATACTCTTTagtattaaaaatattatatttatatttaaagtttcaacTTTTAAACTATATCACACAAGTGATTCATTATGACGAGCCGCAGGCATAGATATGGATCCCTCAGGGatttttagttgatttttgaaaattttcagggaggaACCCCAGATGCAAAGGAAGGATGTACAATTGTACATCCTtccaagagagaaaaagaagtagCACAAGGATAAGAATGGGATTTTTCTAATCCagtaattttaatgtaaaaactcgttgatttttaatcatttgaaaAGTTGTTAAAAAGCCACATTGACTTGAAATGAGGTCTGCCCATTTATTGgggccgaaaaaaaattgtataaaaaatcaagaatagCGGGGAGGAAAGTGCCCTCAAATTATAGGGTCACTATTGActggcattttttcatctaCTCATATCCGCTCTTTCATAGGCTTGCGGATGAGATTGAGAGCTCTTTTCATTCCGTGATGTATCAAAAACAGCTTGGGAAAAAGTCTAAGCTTCTGTTTGGCGCTCAAAGAGCGAATTATAcaaggaaattttgattttgatttttctggtGCATTCATTTCTACCAAGTTCCTTGGTTTATTGATTGCTTGTTTGGATTTTGTTTCTAACTTCATCACAAAGCTCTTTACTTCCAAGAGCTTCTATAAGAACATCTTTGGTTTTAAATCAGTGAGACTTATTAAGAATAACACTAAAAACACCGTGAAGCTATCATTTTGTCCGACAATTTTACTACAGGCTGATcaaaaaatcctaaattttaaatttctaacgGCGAAAGTCGTAAATGATCAAACTATACGAGAAATTATCTAATTAGTCACATTGTCTCTTAGAATATACTTCCTCGTGCTTTAAGAACTCAGAATGCCAAGTTTGATTCTTCTAGCTGACGATCATTGTATAATTAGCTCATGGATTTTGCGCAACTCTAAGCAAGGACTCTTTGATTTCAGAGATGAGCATCCTATTTAGTTTTACTATTTAACCTCTCTTTCCAGGTTGTACCTCTAAAAAACAGGATGACAAAACCGGCACAGTTTGGATCAGTTTGTGGTGTTGTAAACGTGGCGATGATTCCAGATGTTTTCCTCTACGTGATCATTGGTGTTTTCGGATATTTAGCATACGGTGATAACACGCGCGATCCAATCACACTAAACATGCCACAAACTGGATTGTGAGTACTTAAGCTAATCAGGTCTTCAGTAATGAACCTACGGGCAGAgtataaaattaagaaagaCAATACATTTTGCCGCATCTACATTGCACGTAAGATATTCTATGGGCCCATTGAAAGTTTCCGAATTCAACTCATGAACGAGGTATGACTCTAGGTCAGTAGGTCCCGGGTTTGAATGGTAGttacaccaaattttcacagaactgTGGAATGGATCTGCTGAAACAAATTCTACTAAGcattaatccctgaaaattgaacaggcaggagcatggatgtgccaattCCTTGATGACTGGAGGTTTCAgacggaatataagccaataaacctccgaaaaaatgaaaaaacataaaaatccaACTAAAGTAAATCTTTCTCTAAGGGCGAAATCATCCTTTCAATTTTCGTCCCTGGTGGACcgtttatttttaccagggtagtgtCTCTCATGCACGTGAATTCACGATTTCCGTCCACAAAAAAGGAAAGTCCTTTCTCGTCAAATCCAGTCCTAAACGGATTCCGCTGTACATTTCGAAAGAGACATTTTCCAAtgtgctaatttttatttttattttttttttttttggggggggggggggggggggggtaaagacGTAGTTGCTCTGTatcaagagagaaaagaaacgCGTATGAAACAATTCTAAGTTATTTTCCgaacttattttatttattttttaatcgtttaaaatttctttggttaGTTTGTTTATCACCGGCCGGCAGTACAAATAGATGCGTGCAATAGTGGTGCAATTTTCACTCAGTCCTGGCAAGGAGCGTACTTTGATTCTCCTACCTGCGTGAATCTCATTCTtctcagttcgccttcaaaaaccgCGATGGCAATATGAGCGACTTGGAAACACGAAAAGTTGCGTGCAGTAGTTCCATCTCTCTCGCTTAGTCCCGGCAGAGTTCAGACGTTCATTACTTTCCTTACTGCATTTCTCGCATTCTATCGAGTTTACTATCAATAACATTGATGGTCAAACAAAtttaataaatcaatttttctttccctttgaGCTTTGTTACTTAATTCTAAAACTATACTGATTTTCAGTGCTGGCGATTTAATCCGATTCCTGTTGGCTGTCTCCGTTTTTGCGATGTACCCCATTTGTAATTACGTTGTCATCGAGTTGCTCTGGGACAAAAACTTGAAGCTAAAACTTCAAGATGTCAAGCATCGAAGCAAGTGGGAGTACGCTTTTCGAACAGCAGTGACTTGCGCAAATAGTAAGTGCCAATAATGTGCGAAAATGGAGCCTTGCGTTCCTCACCTTAGTTAATATTAAAAACTGGAGGCACGAAACATTTAGTTGGTGCacatcatcaattttcttggCAAATACACGCAACCAGCTAAGTTAGCTTTTGATgaagtttttaattattttaatacaAGGTACCATAAAAAGGTATCATACATAAATTATCACCGGGTAAAAAGCGATTCCAACCTCTAGAATTTACACGGAACCGTCAAAACGattgaattattttctttgtaaaGGAGTTTCCGTTGTAAAGTCGAAGAGAGTGTTTCTGCTCTTGGTTGCACGAAATATTATCTGGGGAAGTATGCGGAGAGTAAATTATAATTCTTAGTAAATATTTCACTTAAATTGTAGAAAATCATCCTAAAAACGGTAATTGTATAGGAACCTTAAGTTCCTTTCTTGAAAAGGCTGTTGTAAGAGAGGAAACTGAAACATCCATTCTGAATAAGACTCTTTTGATTAAGTTGGTGGTATGGTAATATTGCGTATGAAGTCTGAAAACTGTCGTTTTACTTAAACACAACACACGCGCATTACCGATTCAACTTCAATGCCTAACCGTTAAGACGAAGGGTCATTTGACGTCTGTACTTAACTTTATATGACATGCTCAAAAACGGTACATTgctttcttcaagaaaaaagagaagaagatgttttccttcattttcatgaatatttaaaaagaGCTATGTAAAGATGTACGCCGATATGTCATTAACCTTTATCCGCCAGTTCATtgccttttttctctctttattttcaaaattttagacttGCTTTGTAACACCTAATGTGGTCCAATTCCTATGCTTCCGCATCTTTCAAtattatgattttattttttttccttcaaatttttcagttctaTTCTGCATCGCCGTTCCCAGTTTGGAATTGGTTATGTCACTAGTGGGATCATTGATGGTGCCTGCCCTCTCTTTATGGTTCCCCGCCATCATGTACACGCTCACGTTTTGGGATGAGTATAGAGGCATTAAATTTGCATTCTTCCTACTCAGGTCTTCCATCCTTCTACTCACCGGCGTTTTCGCTCTTGTGGTTTCCGTTAGCAtcacagtttttgaaatttatgaaaccGTACTCTAGTCAAaaattgatctgtcatttttgTACATACTTTTGTTGTAAATACATAcgtttttatacaatttatCAAGGcattgcaattaattttttactttttttaagggAATTTTTTCGTTActaaaattaaagtaattttaatggGGGTTATGCATGCAAACCAAGATAAATTAGGAAGAATTGATGGCATTACTCATCGTTACTTTTTTAGAAAACCTTGTCGTCTTTATCTTTACTTGAGTGATTAAGCAGGCAAAGTCAAgtccattgaaaaatacaattaaacAATAAGTAGTGTTCAGTTTAATTTCGATGGTCGTTTTGCATGTTTCTTGATGTTTTAAGAGGATCCGACACAACGCAACGTTCAATTTCACGGGAATCAGAAGAAAAACAGCTAAATGGACTGAAAAGTCTGCCCGTGAAAACCAAATGTAGCGCCAGACT is a window from the Bemisia tabaci chromosome 5, PGI_BMITA_v3 genome containing:
- the LOC109032397 gene encoding proton-coupled amino acid transporter-like protein acs isoform X2; protein product: MGFKEKSDSQAVLDVEVSGDSPDLDEHYEPHDYQPPGKSASYCEALFILVKASLGTGILCMPRAFYNAGYVLGAVGTIFAGVISVLSVHLIANTEHELCRRKRIPRMTYPETLEASFEMGPGNVKRYKGIARVVCTVALTMQAFGSDCVYAIFIAVNIKEVVPLKNRMTKPAQFGSVCGVVNVAMIPDVFLYVIIGVFGYLAYGDNTRDPITLNMPQTGFAGDLIRFLLAVSVFAMYPICNYVVIELLWDKNLKLKLQDVKHRSKWEYAFRTAVTCANILFCIAVPSLELVMSLVGSLMVPALSLWFPAIMYTLTFWDEYRGIKFAFFLLRSSILLLTGVFALVVSVSITVFEIYETVL
- the LOC109032397 gene encoding proton-coupled amino acid transporter-like protein acs isoform X1 encodes the protein MGFKEKSDSQAVLDVEVSGDSPDLDEHYEPHDYQPPGKSASYCEALFILVKASLGTGILCMPRAFYNAGYVLGAVGTIFAGVISVLSVHLIANTEHELCRRKRIPRMTYPETLEASFEMGPGNVKRYKGIARVVCTVALTMQAFGSDCVYAIFIAVNIKEICDHFFTPAPLKFYLLCLLGPFIVICWIRNLKYLAPGSTIGTACSICCIGAAYYYIFSQPITTEGRKTVGSLRDFALFFGAALFAQGDFGVVVPLKNRMTKPAQFGSVCGVVNVAMIPDVFLYVIIGVFGYLAYGDNTRDPITLNMPQTGFAGDLIRFLLAVSVFAMYPICNYVVIELLWDKNLKLKLQDVKHRSKWEYAFRTAVTCANILFCIAVPSLELVMSLVGSLMVPALSLWFPAIMYTLTFWDEYRGIKFAFFLLRSSILLLTGVFALVVSVSITVFEIYETVL